The following proteins are co-located in the Oncorhynchus keta strain PuntledgeMale-10-30-2019 unplaced genomic scaffold, Oket_V2 Un_scaffold_1379_pilon_pilon, whole genome shotgun sequence genome:
- the LOC118358809 gene encoding LOW QUALITY PROTEIN: integrator complex subunit 14 (The sequence of the model RefSeq protein was modified relative to this genomic sequence to represent the inferred CDS: inserted 1 base in 1 codon), with translation MPTVVLVDTSLSMTRPVSLDQCSEELQRKNLAVAGLTMLFEHMANNYRLEFTSLVAFSSLWELLVPFTRDYNTLQEALNNLEDYDKTCLESALHGVSNVVQQEWGHACPTQVVLVTDGSLGIGKGSLRHSLQTLKGRPEDKKFPLPFPFPAKLFIMCIANAEELQMTDTMHNLERLLQLNGGDGQIFTMEGQLCLKSVQSMFGRLIDEVYSPFPAVLRCGNLASDVQVFPRPEPVFLDEEIDPMPRHILTDLEIVGFIEIGDISSPPVMSRHLVLPIAVNKEVDDVGPGTTEEPEEETSANQQAGKVPNFCVLLHGSLKVEGMVALVQLGPEWYGMLYSQADSKKKSNLMMSLFEPGPEPLPWLGKVSQLGPISDAAENPYGEDDSKSPFPLQPKIKRSYAQNVTVWIKASGLQTDVQKILRNARKLPEKTQTFYKELNRLRKAALAFGFWELLKGVAELLEXECTLLPDTAHPDAAFQLSHAAKQLKLASTGDSQYAAFDQNINPMHTDFSGGGAGM, from the exons ATGCCGACGGTGGTCCTGGTGGACACGTCTCTGTCCATGACGCGGCCGGTCTCTCTGGACCAGTGTTCCGAGGAGTTGCAGAGGAAGAACCTAGCTGTGGCCGGACTCACCATGCTGTTTGAGCACATGGCTAACAACTACAGACTGGAATTCACTTCTCTAGTGGCCTTCTCTTCCCTGTGGGAGCTACTGGTACCTTTCACCAGGGACTACAACACCCTACAG GAAGCCCTGAACAACCTGGAGGACTATGACAAGACGTGTCTGGAGTCAGCTTTACATGGAGTCAGCAACGTGGTGCAGCAGGAGTGGGGCCACGCCTGTCCCACACAG GTGGTGTTGGTAACAGACGGGTCTCTGGGGATCGGTAAAGGCTCTCTGAGACACTCCCTACAGACTCTGAAAGGACGACCGGAGGATAAGAAGTTCCCCTTGCCCTTCCCTTTCCCTGCCAAGCTGTTCATCATGTGCATCGCTAACGCAGAGGAG TTACAGATGACAGACACGATGCATAACCTGGAGCGGCTGCTCCAGCTGAACGGAGGAGACGGACAGATCTTCACTATGGAAGGACAGCTCTGTCTGAAGAGTGTCCAGTCCATGTTCGG acGTCTGATAGATGAGGTCTACTCCCCGTTCCCTGCTGTACTGCGTTGTGGGAACCTGGCATCCGATGTCCAGGTGTTCCCCAGACCTGAGCCTGTGTTCCTGGATGAAGAAATCGACCCTATGCCCCGACACATCCTCACAG ATCTGGAGATAGTTGGTTTCATAGAGATAGGAGACATCTCCAGTCCTCCTGTCATGTCCAGACACCTGGTCCTGCCTATCGCTGTCAATAAAG AGGTGGATGACGTGGGTCCAGGAACCacagaggagccagaggaggaGACATCAGCCAACCAGCAGGCAGGGAAGGTCCCCAACTTCTGTGTCCTACTCCATGGCAGTCTGAAGGTGGAGGGCATGGTGGCGCTGGTGCAGCTGGG CCCAGAGTGGTATGGTATGCTGTACTCCCAGGCAGACAGCAAGAAGAAGTCTAATCTGATGATGTCTCTGTTTGAGCCTGGACCTGAGCCTTTACCCTGGCTGGGCAAGGTGTCTCAGCTAGGACCTATATCAG atgCAGCTGAGAACCCGTACGGGGAGGATGACAGTAAGAGTCCTTTCCCACTGCAGCCTAAGATCAAACGCAGCTACGCTCAGAACGTCACTGTCTGGATCAAAGCTAGCGGACTGCAG ACTGATGTGCAGAAGATCCTGAGGAACGCCAGGAAACTGCCAGAGAAGACTCAGACATTCTACAAG GAGCTGAACCGTCTGCGGAAGGCAGCGCTGGCGTTTGGTTTCTGGGAGCTGCTGAAGGGCGTGGCAGAGCTGTTAG AGGAGTGTACCCTGCTGCCAGACACTGCTCACCCCGACGCAGCCTTCCAGCTATCACACGCTGCCAAGCAGCTTAAACTGGCCTCCACAGGAGACTCCCAGTACGCTGCCTTCGACCAGAACATCAACCCCATGCACACCGACTTCTCTGGGGGAGGAGCTGGCATGTAG